A portion of the Leptospira noumeaensis genome contains these proteins:
- a CDS encoding SGNH/GDSL hydrolase family protein, giving the protein MKTLVSLKTFLIPIISFSFCFGCYHSDKPTNQYLSLLGGFSLQRRITIVGDSLGQWSDGFGLKTKLGSEFTVTDISVAGYTTEDWLQNKEQMNEIPTDLWIIELGTNDAMVYGTNTYESKTKELISYLESSQNSKVLLTAIPLTNMSSIRETIRTNNQTLRQLKTGNSGIDLVEIESIFESYSGNLPLYSISDPIHPNQIGYELMGEAYRKKILGI; this is encoded by the coding sequence ATGAAAACTCTGGTTTCTCTCAAAACCTTTCTAATTCCAATTATTAGTTTCAGTTTTTGTTTTGGGTGTTATCATTCCGATAAACCAACCAATCAGTATCTATCATTACTCGGAGGATTTTCATTGCAACGCCGTATTACAATTGTAGGAGATTCTTTAGGTCAATGGTCGGATGGTTTTGGACTGAAAACAAAACTTGGATCCGAATTTACAGTCACTGACATTTCAGTGGCGGGATACACAACAGAAGATTGGTTGCAAAATAAAGAACAAATGAATGAAATCCCCACTGATCTTTGGATCATTGAACTGGGAACCAACGATGCCATGGTGTATGGAACAAACACGTATGAGTCAAAAACCAAAGAATTGATTTCTTATTTAGAATCTTCGCAAAACTCAAAAGTCTTACTGACGGCCATCCCTTTGACCAATATGAGTTCTATCCGAGAAACCATCCGAACGAACAACCAAACCTTACGCCAATTAAAAACCGGCAACTCTGGGATTGATCTAGTGGAGATCGAATCCATCTTTGAGTCCTACTCAGGGAATCTTCCTCTATACTCAATTTCTGACCCCATCCACCCCAACCAAATTGGTTACGAGCTAATGGGTGAGGCCTATCGTAAAAAAATATTAGGAATTTAA
- a CDS encoding inositol monophosphatase family protein, with amino-acid sequence MQSELLDRSYHFLNFLPNVSDFLVQKHKESGLKVDEKSLYNLVTEADLKAESMILDEIQKNYPGDGILSEERGKIEGKSGYTWVVDPLDGTTNYTHGLPLYGVSVGVVETDTMTPLIGMVFFPELNTYYHAIRGQGAFREKTPIQVSRTSSLKDSLFVTGFPYDRNLSLDTLMQYYKSILQKSRGIRRTGAATLDLCWLAEGKFEGYYELGLKPWDMAAAGLIVLEAKGRITSMDGNDFSILIPSLLATNGLVHEYLLAEFEGQINRVVY; translated from the coding sequence ATGCAATCTGAGTTACTGGATAGGTCTTATCATTTTTTAAATTTTCTTCCCAACGTTTCTGACTTCCTTGTGCAAAAACATAAAGAATCAGGTCTCAAGGTAGATGAAAAAAGTTTATACAATCTTGTGACGGAAGCTGATTTAAAAGCAGAGTCCATGATTTTGGATGAGATTCAAAAAAACTATCCAGGTGACGGAATCCTTTCGGAAGAACGAGGCAAAATAGAAGGTAAATCCGGATACACATGGGTTGTGGATCCATTGGACGGAACTACCAATTATACTCATGGACTTCCGTTATACGGTGTTTCTGTTGGGGTAGTCGAAACAGATACGATGACCCCGCTCATTGGGATGGTTTTTTTTCCAGAATTAAATACTTATTATCATGCCATCAGAGGCCAAGGGGCATTTCGAGAAAAAACTCCCATCCAAGTTTCAAGGACAAGTTCTCTAAAAGATTCGTTATTTGTTACTGGATTTCCTTATGATCGAAATTTATCTTTAGATACACTCATGCAATATTATAAATCCATTTTGCAGAAATCTCGAGGCATTCGGAGAACTGGAGCAGCAACTCTCGATTTATGTTGGTTAGCCGAAGGGAAATTTGAAGGATATTATGAACTTGGCCTTAAACCTTGGGATATGGCAGCGGCAGGTCTCATTGTTTTAGAGGCAAAAGGAAGAATCACATCCATGGATGGTAATGATTTTTCAATTTTAATTCCGAGTTTACTCGCAACCAATGGACTTGTGCATGAGTATCTTTTGGCAGAATTTGAAGGTCAAATCAATCGAGTAGTGTACTAA
- a CDS encoding glycosyltransferase family 4 protein yields MNIHQFSAGFQLGDAISQEMLEIKRLLGKEGYNGKIFAENVFSYDRKYAEKITKAKIKPNDVLVYHHSIHSDVLDFVLKFPNRKILIYHNVTPENFFSGYDLKFSYLLRKGREDLEIIRDTFHHSFAVSNFNLNELQEIGFNHARLLPLHLNFQKWKDVPRNFKLKSFDFPSFLFVGRIAPNKRQDDLIRFARTWKSKMGNQFSLRMLGFCNPNQQSYLDELNFMIHHLDLTNEVKIISYVDDSMLKKIYAESNMFLSMSEHEGFCVPLMEAIYFHLPVVAFAAGAVPETLGNSGILFESKNFDSIVSQVDAVFKKSDFRNSIIGAQNIRLDEYLESTSILPILEVARS; encoded by the coding sequence ATGAACATACATCAATTTTCTGCAGGATTCCAATTAGGTGACGCCATCTCCCAAGAAATGTTAGAGATAAAACGTTTGCTTGGCAAAGAAGGATACAACGGAAAAATTTTTGCAGAAAACGTTTTTTCTTATGACAGAAAGTATGCAGAAAAAATTACCAAAGCTAAAATCAAACCAAATGATGTGTTAGTTTATCATCACTCCATTCATAGTGATGTTTTAGACTTTGTTCTAAAATTTCCAAATCGAAAAATCCTAATTTATCACAATGTAACACCTGAAAATTTTTTCTCAGGGTACGATCTTAAATTTTCCTATCTATTACGCAAAGGTCGTGAAGATTTAGAAATCATCCGTGATACGTTTCACCACTCGTTTGCTGTTTCAAATTTTAACTTAAATGAATTACAAGAAATTGGATTTAATCATGCACGGTTACTTCCGCTGCATTTGAATTTTCAAAAATGGAAAGATGTTCCCAGAAATTTCAAATTAAAATCCTTTGATTTTCCTTCTTTTTTATTCGTTGGTCGCATAGCGCCAAATAAACGACAAGATGATCTAATTCGTTTTGCAAGAACATGGAAATCCAAAATGGGAAATCAATTTTCTTTGCGAATGTTGGGGTTTTGTAATCCAAACCAACAATCTTATTTAGATGAACTCAATTTTATGATTCACCACTTAGATCTCACAAACGAAGTGAAAATCATTTCTTACGTTGATGATTCGATGTTAAAAAAAATCTACGCTGAAAGTAATATGTTTTTATCGATGAGTGAACATGAAGGATTCTGTGTTCCTCTTATGGAAGCCATTTATTTTCATCTACCAGTAGTTGCCTTTGCTGCAGGTGCTGTACCGGAAACCTTAGGTAATTCTGGAATTTTATTTGAATCCAAAAATTTTGATTCTATAGTCTCTCAGGTAGATGCAGTTTTTAAAAAATCAGATTTCCGAAATTCTATCATTGGTGCACAAAACATTCGATTAGATGAATATTTGGAATCAACGAGTATCCTCCCCATTTTGGAAGTGGCAAGAAGTTAG
- a CDS encoding glycosyltransferase, whose protein sequence is MNVFQHLDELKDSDGVGNDAIGLSEVFLSLGYKSHFITRIERKGKPLPSQFHSINSFNHPTSPDDIHILHYGGAGYPYHLFQNLPGKKILRFHNITPAIYYKDTTTSDIFFAMEKFESLSYLEIASLSIFCDSIWCDSDFNFQTIAGYQFKNPYVIPICKSYDVKIKSDAKGWNSSLVFVGRYSPQKKWEDLIELFSYWTKEFPEAKCLCIGSIIGAFDGYFNKLTEIVRKFGLEDKVQFLTGKTDIEVLSILRESGAFVSMSEHEGFCLPILEAFGSGIPVFAYAKGAIPGTMKDAGVLLETKDYPKIIQQIKEILTDKEKRASLISHQYQVLESYNQFPFSEVVSGILKTGIQ, encoded by the coding sequence ATGAATGTTTTTCAACATTTAGATGAACTCAAAGATTCTGATGGTGTTGGAAATGATGCAATTGGACTTTCAGAAGTATTTTTATCTCTTGGATACAAATCACATTTTATTACCAGAATAGAAAGAAAGGGCAAACCTTTACCAAGTCAGTTTCACTCGATAAATTCTTTCAACCATCCAACATCGCCAGATGATATTCATATTTTACATTACGGTGGAGCCGGATACCCTTACCATTTGTTCCAAAATTTACCTGGCAAAAAAATATTAAGATTCCACAATATAACACCAGCTATCTATTACAAAGATACCACAACATCCGATATTTTTTTTGCAATGGAAAAATTTGAATCCTTATCTTACTTAGAAATTGCTAGTTTATCTATTTTTTGCGATTCGATTTGGTGTGATTCAGATTTCAATTTCCAAACGATCGCTGGATATCAATTCAAAAATCCTTATGTGATTCCAATTTGTAAATCTTATGATGTAAAAATAAAATCAGATGCAAAAGGATGGAATTCATCTTTGGTATTTGTTGGTAGATATTCTCCTCAAAAAAAATGGGAAGATTTGATAGAATTATTCTCTTATTGGACAAAAGAATTTCCGGAAGCCAAATGTTTGTGTATTGGATCTATCATAGGTGCTTTTGATGGATATTTCAATAAACTAACGGAAATTGTACGAAAATTTGGATTGGAAGATAAAGTTCAATTTTTAACTGGGAAAACGGATATAGAAGTATTATCAATCTTAAGGGAATCAGGAGCTTTTGTTTCCATGAGTGAACATGAAGGATTTTGTTTGCCGATTTTAGAAGCATTTGGCTCTGGCATTCCTGTATTTGCTTATGCAAAAGGAGCCATTCCTGGCACGATGAAAGACGCAGGAGTTCTATTGGAAACAAAGGATTATCCAAAAATCATACAACAGATAAAAGAGATTTTAACTGATAAAGAAAAACGGGCTTCCTTGATTTCTCACCAATACCAAGTATTGGAATCATACAATCAGTTTCCATTTTCTGAAGTGGTTTCTGGAATTCTAAAAACTGGTATCCAATGA
- a CDS encoding glycosyltransferase family 4 protein: MAKILIITARFLEHASGGAEKLAYDYASILSESNEVTVCTSTAKDYVSWKNELPKGETKENSICILRFPTKQTRNINKMNHLLNHCLKKGESVSEKEQYEFLKEQGPYCPDLVEYVTKEQKNFDLAILIGYLYYPVVASIPNLKIPFVIVPTFHDEPPFRLPMYRKTYANRFFYSFNAPEEMEVYETYTKQKVKSYFLIGTYINDHLVPINPNHPNSFGNSNSNQLITVGRIEPAKGYPELFHYFQSWKTYSHRTDVTIKSLGSVASMEVPIDPLIHFTGFVSEEEKISEIQKSFFLLNPSAFESFSISIMEAWIQEKTVLVNAKSSVMRGHCLRSQGGLFYSDSLSFQRTLDFLLENREIANQLGRNGREYVLANFSKEVIRKKLNQMVSTLLD, translated from the coding sequence ATGGCAAAAATTCTCATCATCACTGCTCGGTTTTTAGAACATGCATCCGGTGGGGCAGAAAAACTGGCTTATGATTATGCTTCCATTTTATCGGAATCAAATGAAGTCACTGTTTGTACTTCAACCGCAAAAGATTATGTTAGTTGGAAAAATGAATTACCTAAAGGAGAAACCAAAGAAAACTCCATTTGTATCCTTCGATTTCCTACGAAACAAACGAGAAACATAAACAAAATGAATCACCTACTAAATCATTGTTTGAAAAAAGGTGAGTCTGTTTCAGAAAAAGAACAATACGAATTTCTAAAAGAACAAGGACCATATTGTCCCGACTTAGTGGAATACGTTACCAAAGAACAAAAAAACTTCGATTTAGCAATTCTCATTGGATATCTATATTATCCAGTTGTTGCATCTATTCCTAATTTAAAAATTCCTTTTGTCATTGTGCCTACATTTCATGACGAACCACCATTCCGCCTTCCTATGTATCGTAAAACGTATGCTAATCGTTTTTTTTACAGCTTCAATGCGCCGGAAGAGATGGAAGTTTACGAAACGTATACAAAACAAAAAGTTAAGTCTTACTTTTTAATTGGAACCTATATCAACGATCATTTGGTTCCAATAAATCCAAACCATCCAAATTCTTTTGGAAATTCTAATTCTAATCAATTGATCACAGTTGGTAGGATTGAACCTGCAAAAGGATATCCCGAACTTTTCCATTACTTTCAAAGTTGGAAAACTTATTCTCATCGAACTGATGTGACTATTAAATCGCTAGGATCGGTTGCTTCCATGGAAGTACCAATAGATCCATTAATTCATTTTACGGGTTTTGTCAGCGAAGAAGAAAAAATATCAGAAATTCAAAAATCTTTTTTTCTTCTCAATCCATCAGCCTTTGAAAGTTTTTCAATTTCCATAATGGAGGCGTGGATTCAGGAAAAAACCGTCCTCGTTAATGCAAAATCTTCTGTTATGCGAGGACATTGTTTACGAAGCCAAGGTGGGCTATTTTATTCAGATTCACTTTCATTCCAACGGACGTTGGATTTTTTATTAGAGAACCGTGAAATTGCCAATCAATTAGGTAGAAATGGAAGAGAATATGTTTTGGCAAATTTCAGCAAAGAAGTAATTCGAAAAAAATTAAACCAAATGGTTAGTACACTACTCGATTGA
- a CDS encoding ArnT family glycosyltransferase, which translates to MAYASFLIISALFFFQVWINLDVFPVVWPDEVLFFSPALSIARDSRLQTDVLKGLIPGMESKTLWMPPVYFLFSGFSLSIFPDTLTTVRLANVTIVYLTAVCFYLLLRRESISPIASQIAFASVLWEPLLFRFGTAARMEGLTAFFFILSLLFATNKDKSKLYYVFLAGVSLSLSSLSHPIGASFGLVTAYLVWRNFGFESFPWFILGGILPILGWLYYIHPDWNWFEIQFGAQLTRKRNLLGTFTLLDKVKVFSFGFGFSKLRLLIILSEIVLLITLSYRIIKESGKLDQKWILFWIWILSVFVSLYTSSEGWYVFHILFPLGFGMSLLYENKGNGSKVAIVGVLLSLLSLIYINHIHWFQTDSKKILESHFQNLEMSLAHSKSVYLQALPDPYFDLRKKRPDLDILEFIPGELDIPSESYIRTIESRDSFVFYDDQLMNSVIKDFLKKSSWKREEWEIPVPGNHWLHYKTIVYTKK; encoded by the coding sequence GTGGCTTACGCCTCGTTTCTCATCATCTCCGCTTTGTTTTTTTTCCAGGTTTGGATCAACTTGGATGTTTTCCCTGTAGTTTGGCCGGATGAAGTTTTGTTTTTTTCACCAGCCTTGTCTATTGCCAGGGACAGCCGTTTACAAACCGATGTATTGAAAGGTCTCATTCCAGGGATGGAATCCAAAACTCTCTGGATGCCACCTGTTTATTTTTTATTCTCTGGATTTTCCTTATCCATTTTCCCTGACACACTCACTACAGTTCGCCTAGCCAATGTAACAATCGTTTACCTAACAGCAGTTTGTTTTTATTTATTATTACGTCGTGAATCTATTTCGCCAATCGCAAGCCAAATTGCTTTTGCAAGTGTTTTATGGGAACCTCTTCTCTTTCGTTTTGGAACTGCGGCCCGAATGGAAGGTCTCACTGCTTTTTTCTTTATCTTAAGTCTACTATTTGCAACGAACAAAGACAAATCAAAGTTATATTATGTTTTTTTAGCGGGAGTTTCTCTTTCCCTGTCTTCGCTTTCTCATCCCATTGGGGCTTCTTTTGGACTAGTGACCGCTTATTTAGTTTGGAGAAACTTTGGATTCGAATCTTTTCCGTGGTTTATTCTGGGCGGAATTTTACCAATCCTCGGTTGGTTGTATTATATCCATCCCGATTGGAATTGGTTTGAAATCCAATTTGGTGCCCAACTCACCAGAAAACGCAATTTGCTTGGAACCTTTACTCTCTTAGATAAAGTAAAAGTATTTTCTTTTGGATTTGGATTTTCAAAATTACGATTGTTAATCATCCTTTCAGAAATTGTTTTACTCATTACACTGTCCTATCGAATTATAAAAGAATCAGGAAAACTAGATCAAAAATGGATTTTGTTTTGGATTTGGATTTTATCGGTTTTTGTATCTTTGTATACTTCATCCGAAGGATGGTATGTCTTTCATATTTTATTTCCTCTTGGTTTCGGCATGTCTTTGTTATACGAAAACAAGGGGAATGGTTCCAAAGTAGCAATTGTTGGTGTATTGTTATCTCTTCTTAGTTTAATTTATATAAACCATATCCATTGGTTTCAAACAGATTCCAAAAAAATTCTAGAATCACATTTCCAAAATTTAGAAATGAGTTTGGCGCATTCAAAATCTGTTTACTTACAGGCCCTACCCGATCCCTATTTCGATTTAAGAAAAAAAAGACCTGACCTCGATATCTTAGAATTCATTCCAGGAGAATTGGATATTCCTTCTGAGTCATACATTCGAACAATTGAATCACGAGATAGTTTTGTTTTTTATGATGACCAATTGATGAATTCCGTGATCAAAGATTTTTTAAAAAAGTCATCTTGGAAAAGGGAGGAATGGGAAATTCCTGTTCCTGGCAATCATTGGTTACACTATAAAACCATTGTGTACACAAAAAAATGA
- a CDS encoding site-specific integrase, whose amino-acid sequence MLNQDLNLPILLPQVLTVDAMTLDNRLIDQVEVRTLLFRLRARNYLHYLIIKFLVCTGLSLPEIIHLKISDFNPERTIFKLKNGGRLRRRKIFLEPNLALELYRYSSDFSPSDYLFPGRYGKLRTRTIQKILKTASRLISKEIHIPFLRDVIALDLFKKGFPVWEIQEFLGHRTARSTKLRILLHIPVEERTDPRLFNRNKNQAA is encoded by the coding sequence ATGCTAAATCAAGATTTGAATCTACCAATCCTCCTCCCACAAGTATTGACGGTTGATGCCATGACACTTGACAATCGTTTGATTGACCAAGTGGAAGTGCGGACGTTACTCTTTCGACTTCGGGCGAGAAATTACCTGCATTATTTAATCATCAAATTTTTAGTTTGTACAGGGTTATCACTCCCTGAAATCATTCATCTTAAAATCTCCGACTTTAACCCCGAAAGAACAATATTCAAATTAAAGAACGGTGGTCGCTTGCGGAGACGTAAAATCTTTCTTGAACCCAATTTAGCATTAGAACTGTATCGGTATTCCTCCGATTTTTCACCTTCCGATTATCTATTTCCTGGTCGTTACGGAAAACTAAGAACAAGAACCATTCAAAAAATTCTGAAGACAGCAAGTCGTTTGATCTCAAAGGAAATCCACATTCCTTTTTTACGTGATGTCATTGCTTTAGACCTTTTCAAGAAAGGTTTTCCTGTATGGGAAATCCAAGAGTTTTTGGGACATAGAACTGCTCGTTCCACAAAGCTACGAATATTATTACACATTCCGGTCGAAGAACGAACAGATCCGCGACTTTTTAACCGAAACAAAAACCAGGCAGCGTAA
- a CDS encoding DUF4870 domain-containing protein translates to MSEVQLEQNVEEKKWARRAHLSTILTYPMALLPFPFFISSLGAMVYPFVMWLSRNKSSYSAKQSLEAMYLQALLSLGFFGFGAKFGDDRVLLVFSYVLMAFLHVVFLGIAIYRTTIGKAHHYPFSFFPLLFSSNQTKENWNELKKKFEDKVEFTEYKSQMERLDGFRSSTEKESKALTDGSLQGLCNEYLHSLSDLRVKLAEDPLSYRKAKQFLNYFPETVSKILGQYNKLSVGSPDAEKRKTELNSLLSEVIKTTEQVRNKLKADETLNLDVEITAMKKNIEFGGY, encoded by the coding sequence ATGAGCGAAGTGCAATTAGAACAAAATGTAGAGGAAAAAAAATGGGCCAGACGCGCCCATCTTTCTACAATTTTAACTTATCCCATGGCATTGTTGCCATTTCCATTTTTTATCTCATCTCTTGGGGCAATGGTTTATCCCTTTGTCATGTGGCTTTCTCGAAATAAATCTTCTTATTCCGCCAAACAGTCATTAGAGGCAATGTATTTGCAAGCTTTGTTGTCACTTGGATTTTTTGGATTTGGAGCAAAGTTCGGTGATGATCGAGTGTTACTTGTATTTTCTTATGTGTTAATGGCATTCCTGCATGTAGTTTTTTTAGGAATTGCTATTTACAGAACAACGATTGGTAAAGCACATCATTACCCATTTAGTTTTTTCCCTCTCCTTTTTTCTTCCAATCAAACGAAAGAGAATTGGAATGAATTAAAGAAAAAATTTGAAGATAAAGTCGAGTTTACTGAATACAAATCTCAGATGGAACGATTGGATGGCTTTCGTTCTTCTACAGAAAAAGAATCCAAAGCACTTACGGATGGGTCACTACAAGGCTTATGTAATGAATACTTACATTCTTTATCTGATTTACGTGTGAAGCTCGCCGAAGACCCACTTTCTTATCGAAAGGCAAAACAGTTTTTAAATTATTTTCCTGAGACTGTTTCCAAAATATTAGGCCAGTACAACAAATTGAGTGTAGGTTCTCCTGATGCAGAAAAAAGGAAAACGGAACTAAATTCCTTACTGAGTGAAGTGATCAAAACAACTGAACAAGTTCGAAATAAACTCAAAGCAGATGAAACTCTAAATTTAGATGTTGAGATCACCGCGATGAAGAAAAACATCGAATTTGGTGGGTATTGA
- a CDS encoding type III pantothenate kinase encodes MSESPLLLVIDVGNTNTVFGVFREGEDTPDFHKRTVTRRDRTSDELGLFLKGFLTQENVKADRVKKAIYSSVVPSLNPIVERMLEDWFDVNPLRVHYQMNLNFGISYPRPFEIGADRLVNAAYCAKTYPGKKAILVDLGTATTFCVISEKPEYVGGVIAPGLKISMDALTRNTAQLPPIVFGSPSRVLGESTVESIQAGFFFGWIGLLKEIVRAIKEEHPGDYVVVGTGGLVTTIHASHNQVFDEIDPMMTLKGLKILADLNS; translated from the coding sequence ATGTCAGAATCACCATTATTATTAGTAATCGATGTAGGAAATACAAACACCGTATTTGGTGTGTTTCGTGAAGGAGAAGATACTCCTGACTTTCATAAAAGGACAGTCACTCGTAGAGACCGAACTTCTGATGAACTTGGCCTTTTTTTAAAAGGATTTTTGACTCAGGAAAATGTGAAAGCAGATCGGGTAAAAAAAGCAATCTATTCCAGTGTGGTTCCATCTTTAAATCCAATCGTAGAGCGCATGTTAGAAGATTGGTTTGATGTAAATCCTTTACGTGTTCACTACCAAATGAATCTCAACTTTGGAATTAGTTACCCTCGTCCTTTCGAAATTGGTGCCGATAGGCTTGTGAATGCGGCCTACTGTGCAAAAACCTATCCTGGGAAAAAGGCCATCTTAGTGGATTTGGGTACTGCTACCACCTTTTGTGTAATCAGTGAAAAACCGGAATATGTGGGGGGAGTGATTGCTCCCGGTCTTAAAATTTCAATGGATGCCTTAACACGAAACACAGCACAACTTCCTCCAATCGTATTTGGATCTCCAAGTCGTGTGTTAGGCGAATCGACAGTGGAGTCCATCCAAGCAGGGTTTTTCTTTGGTTGGATTGGTCTATTGAAAGAGATTGTAAGAGCGATCAAAGAAGAACACCCAGGAGATTACGTAGTTGTCGGAACAGGTGGTCTGGTTACAACCATTCATGCTTCGCATAACCAAGTGTTTGACGAAATAGATCCTATGATGACTTTAAAAGGTTTAAAAATCCTCGCGGATTTAAATTCCTAA
- a CDS encoding toxic anion resistance protein: MDSLELKTNDPELQLTKEDLQKVEELTGQIQLNNPNDIVSYGASAQAKVSEFADKVLSEIKTKDSGYAGELLNNLLFKITDLNLDSFAGEGNTLSKIPLIGGLFDASRKFLAKFEDLQTQIEKIVEELHTARTNLTKDITLLQALYEKNLEYFKEVQVYIAAGDKKVQELRDKILPDMLAKAKAQGDTLASQQYQDMVQMVDRFEKKIHDLKLTRILSLQTGPQIRLIQNGNQVLVEKIQSSILNTIPLWKNQIVIALGLLRQRKALEAQKQVSKTTNDLIQKNAEMLKTGTVEIARESEKGIIEIETLKTVNQQLISTITETLKIQEDGRQKRKLAEQEMIKIESEIKQKLLESK; the protein is encoded by the coding sequence ATGGACTCTTTGGAACTGAAAACGAATGACCCCGAACTCCAACTCACAAAGGAAGATTTACAAAAAGTAGAAGAACTGACAGGGCAAATACAACTCAACAATCCGAATGATATAGTTTCTTACGGTGCCTCTGCCCAAGCAAAAGTTTCTGAATTTGCAGATAAGGTTTTATCGGAAATCAAAACCAAGGATTCGGGTTATGCTGGGGAACTTTTAAACAACCTTTTGTTCAAAATTACAGATTTGAATTTGGATAGTTTTGCAGGCGAAGGGAACACTCTGTCCAAAATTCCGCTGATTGGTGGGCTTTTTGATGCTTCCCGGAAATTTCTTGCTAAGTTTGAAGACCTACAAACCCAGATTGAAAAAATTGTCGAAGAACTTCATACCGCTCGAACCAACCTAACAAAAGACATAACTTTATTACAGGCATTATACGAGAAAAACTTGGAGTATTTTAAGGAAGTTCAAGTGTACATTGCTGCGGGAGATAAAAAGGTTCAGGAATTACGAGACAAAATCCTCCCCGATATGCTCGCAAAGGCAAAAGCCCAAGGGGACACCCTCGCTTCCCAACAATACCAAGATATGGTACAAATGGTGGATCGGTTTGAGAAAAAAATCCACGATCTAAAACTCACACGTATCCTTTCTTTACAGACTGGGCCGCAAATCCGTCTCATCCAAAATGGGAACCAGGTTCTTGTTGAAAAAATTCAAAGTTCAATTTTGAACACAATCCCTCTTTGGAAAAATCAAATTGTAATCGCATTAGGTTTGTTACGCCAAAGAAAGGCTTTGGAAGCACAAAAACAAGTTTCGAAAACTACCAATGACCTAATCCAAAAAAATGCAGAAATGTTAAAAACGGGAACCGTAGAAATTGCCAGAGAATCCGAAAAAGGGATCATTGAAATTGAAACTTTAAAGACGGTAAACCAACAATTGATTTCAACCATCACGGAAACTTTGAAAATTCAGGAAGACGGTCGCCAAAAACGAAAGTTAGCGGAACAAGAAATGATCAAAATTGAATCAGAAATCAAACAAAAACTTTTGGAATCAAAATAG
- a CDS encoding STAS domain-containing protein, with product MEIKTKKIGKHTLVHLNGRLDITHSDEVEAKLADDVQNGEGDIIINLELISYISSSGIRIFVGMVRELDKQGRKLKLCCITPPVKKVFDVVELLDLFEVFETEQEAVNSLSK from the coding sequence TTGGAAATAAAGACCAAAAAAATCGGAAAGCACACACTTGTTCACCTTAACGGTCGTTTGGACATTACCCATTCGGATGAAGTGGAGGCCAAATTGGCCGACGACGTGCAGAACGGCGAGGGTGACATCATCATCAACCTAGAACTCATCTCTTATATCTCTTCTTCGGGAATTCGTATCTTTGTTGGGATGGTTCGGGAGTTGGACAAACAAGGTAGAAAGTTGAAACTTTGCTGCATCACACCGCCTGTTAAAAAGGTATTCGATGTAGTGGAACTTTTGGATTTGTTTGAAGTTTTTGAGACGGAACAAGAAGCCGTTAATTCCCTTTCTAAATAA